Proteins encoded by one window of Lutibacter sp. A64:
- a CDS encoding glycoside hydrolase family 20 protein, which produces MKLIKTFLLVLLLAAIASCSKPKVFVESDIHIIPKPMELDLQQGVFEFTENTQIVVTNAFQKEIAKQFSDKIGLAIGFNLQIIEEVPSENYIQFLTNSELENEAYQLSINSNKIIVSASSNNGFLYGLETLKQLLPVEIESKELVSTIDWIVPAVEIKDQPRFKYRGLHLDVSRHFFKKEYIKKTIDRLTMHKMNVLHLHLVDDQGWRIEIKKYPKLTEVGAFRLDQEDLHWDARRVTTAEDEATYGGFYTQEDIKEIVAYATANGIEVIPEIEMPAHVMSAIASYPELSCFETPIGVPSGGVWPITEIYCAGKENTFEFLENVLLEVMELFPSKYIHIGGDEATKTNWTKCPHCQKRMQTEGLENVEELQSYFVKRMEKFINSKGKNLIGWDEILEGGLAPRATVMSWRGVKGGVEAAKQGHDVIMTPGSHCYFDHYQGPQNEEPLAWGGYTTLSKVYEFDPIVEDLTEDETKHILGGQANLWAEQIKTEAHSEYMIFPRLAALSETLWSPKESRNWEDFSNRITTMFTRYEFLGINYARSAYLVTADTQINLEENTVEVILKNEFPNSDIRYTLDGTDLNSSSNKYVEPIKITETTNLKASLFENNKPIGKEFNQIIKFHRAVGKKVSYKEIYNNNYKGAGDFTLVNTLRGTKNFHDGQWQAWLGKDMEVVIDLEKETSISNVIVGSMENQGPGIYYPTKIEVFVSLNGENYKQVGSVERAYAKNATSELKEFKIEFSTEKAQFVKVIATNLKQTPEGGETWLFIDEILID; this is translated from the coding sequence ATGAAACTAATTAAAACGTTTTTACTAGTATTACTCTTAGCTGCTATTGCTTCGTGTTCAAAGCCTAAGGTTTTTGTTGAAAGTGATATTCATATAATTCCAAAACCTATGGAATTAGACTTACAACAAGGTGTATTTGAGTTTACTGAAAACACACAAATTGTTGTAACAAATGCTTTTCAAAAAGAGATTGCTAAACAATTTAGCGATAAAATAGGATTAGCTATTGGATTTAACCTTCAAATTATTGAAGAAGTACCAAGTGAAAATTACATACAATTTTTAACGAATTCAGAACTTGAAAATGAAGCCTATCAACTATCAATAAATAGCAATAAAATAATTGTTAGCGCAAGCAGTAATAATGGATTTTTATATGGTTTAGAAACGTTAAAACAGCTATTACCTGTAGAAATTGAAAGTAAAGAATTAGTTTCAACTATTGATTGGATTGTTCCTGCAGTTGAAATTAAAGATCAACCTCGTTTTAAATATAGAGGGCTTCATTTAGATGTTTCACGTCATTTTTTTAAAAAAGAATACATAAAAAAAACGATAGATCGTTTGACAATGCATAAAATGAATGTATTGCATTTACATTTGGTAGACGATCAAGGTTGGAGAATTGAAATAAAAAAATATCCAAAATTAACAGAAGTAGGAGCGTTTAGATTAGATCAAGAAGATTTACATTGGGATGCTCGAAGAGTTACTACTGCTGAAGATGAAGCTACATATGGTGGTTTTTACACACAAGAAGATATTAAAGAAATTGTAGCTTACGCAACGGCTAATGGTATTGAAGTAATTCCTGAAATTGAAATGCCAGCACACGTTATGAGTGCTATTGCTTCTTATCCAGAATTATCGTGTTTTGAAACACCAATTGGAGTACCGTCTGGAGGTGTTTGGCCAATAACTGAAATTTATTGTGCAGGTAAAGAAAATACTTTTGAATTTTTAGAAAATGTATTGTTAGAAGTTATGGAGTTATTTCCTTCAAAATACATACATATTGGTGGTGATGAAGCAACAAAAACCAATTGGACAAAATGTCCACATTGTCAAAAAAGAATGCAAACCGAAGGACTTGAAAATGTTGAAGAGTTACAAAGTTATTTTGTAAAAAGAATGGAGAAATTCATCAATTCAAAAGGTAAAAATTTAATTGGTTGGGATGAAATTTTAGAAGGTGGTTTGGCTCCTAGAGCAACGGTTATGAGTTGGAGAGGTGTAAAAGGTGGTGTTGAAGCTGCAAAACAAGGACATGATGTTATTATGACGCCTGGTTCTCATTGTTATTTTGATCATTATCAAGGACCACAGAACGAAGAACCATTAGCTTGGGGTGGTTATACAACTTTAAGTAAAGTATATGAATTTGACCCTATTGTTGAAGATTTAACCGAGGATGAAACAAAACATATTTTAGGCGGACAAGCAAATTTATGGGCAGAACAAATTAAAACAGAAGCACATTCAGAATATATGATTTTTCCAAGATTAGCAGCTTTGTCTGAAACGCTTTGGTCTCCAAAAGAATCTCGTAATTGGGAAGATTTTTCTAATAGAATTACTACCATGTTTACTAGGTATGAGTTTTTAGGTATTAATTATGCTAGAAGTGCATATCTAGTAACTGCTGATACTCAAATAAACCTAGAGGAAAATACAGTTGAGGTCATATTGAAAAATGAATTTCCGAACTCAGATATTAGATATACATTAGATGGAACTGATTTAAATAGCTCTTCAAATAAATATGTAGAACCTATTAAAATTACAGAAACTACTAATTTAAAAGCTTCTTTATTTGAAAATAATAAGCCTATTGGAAAAGAATTTAATCAAATTATAAAATTTCATAGAGCTGTCGGTAAAAAAGTTTCTTATAAAGAGATTTATAATAACAATTATAAAGGAGCGGGAGATTTTACTTTGGTAAATACGTTAAGAGGTACAAAAAACTTTCACGATGGTCAATGGCAAGCTTGGTTAGGTAAAGATATGGAGGTTGTAATAGACTTAGAAAAAGAAACTTCAATAAGTAATGTAATTGTAGGTTCTATGGAAAATCAAGGGCCTGGAATATATTATCCAACCAAAATTGAAGTATTTGTTTCCTTAAATGGTGAAAATTATAAGCAAGTAGGAAGTGTAGAAAGAGCTTATGCTAAAAACGCTACTTCAGAGTTAAAAGAATTTAAAATTGAATTCTCTACTGAAAAAGCACAATTTGTAAAAGTTATTGCAACTAATTTAAAACAAACTCCAGAAGGAGGAGAAACTTGGTTATTTATTGATGAAATTTTAATTGATTAA
- a CDS encoding N(4)-(beta-N-acetylglucosaminyl)-L-asparaginase — MSQRRDFIKKAALGTLGISTVLSCKELTEKEGDTSEKVAVKNQKKPLIISTWNHGLPANEATWKQLKNGKPALDAIEAGMKIPEADPKVRSVGYGGFPDREGKVTLDACIMDHNSDCGSVAFLQGIKHPISVAKRVLQNTPHVMLSGKGALQFALSEGFVEENLLTVAAEKDWKKWIEESKYKPVINFENHDTISMLVVDEDGNISGGCTTSGAAWKMHGRVGDSPIIGAGLFLDNEVGAAAATGLGEAVIRTAGSAMVVELMRQGKSPFEACKEIVERIYNKHKNHKDMEYLQVGFIAVNKNGEHAGYSLRSGFNYAVYDEEKGNRMEDAQFKMSWDN; from the coding sequence ATGTCACAAAGAAGAGATTTTATAAAAAAAGCAGCATTAGGTACCTTAGGAATTAGTACCGTTTTAAGCTGTAAAGAGCTTACAGAAAAGGAAGGGGATACTTCTGAAAAAGTTGCGGTTAAGAACCAAAAAAAACCATTAATTATTTCTACTTGGAATCACGGTTTACCGGCAAATGAAGCAACTTGGAAGCAATTAAAAAATGGAAAACCAGCATTAGATGCTATTGAAGCAGGAATGAAAATTCCTGAAGCTGACCCAAAGGTAAGAAGCGTTGGTTATGGAGGTTTTCCAGATAGAGAAGGAAAAGTAACTTTAGATGCTTGTATTATGGATCATAACAGCGATTGTGGTTCTGTAGCATTTTTACAAGGTATAAAACATCCAATTTCAGTAGCAAAAAGAGTATTGCAAAATACACCTCACGTAATGTTATCAGGTAAAGGAGCACTTCAATTTGCGCTTTCAGAAGGTTTTGTTGAAGAAAATTTACTTACTGTAGCAGCAGAAAAAGATTGGAAAAAATGGATAGAAGAATCTAAATACAAACCAGTAATAAATTTTGAAAATCACGATACAATATCCATGTTAGTAGTGGATGAGGATGGTAATATTTCTGGAGGCTGTACTACAAGTGGAGCAGCTTGGAAAATGCATGGTAGAGTAGGAGATTCTCCAATTATTGGTGCAGGATTATTCTTAGATAATGAAGTTGGGGCAGCAGCTGCTACAGGTTTAGGTGAGGCTGTAATTAGAACAGCCGGAAGTGCTATGGTTGTAGAATTAATGCGACAAGGTAAATCGCCTTTTGAAGCTTGTAAAGAAATTGTAGAACGCATTTATAATAAGCATAAAAATCATAAGGATATGGAATATTTACAAGTTGGGTTTATTGCTGTAAATAAAAATGGAGAACACGCAGGTTATAGTTTGCGTTCTGGATTTAATTATGCAGTTTACGATGAAGAAAAAGGGAATAGAATGGAAGATGCACAATTTAAAATGTCTTGGGATAATTAA
- a CDS encoding GH92 family glycosyl hydrolase, whose protein sequence is MRQFGLICIVFLTLLGSCTDKVTKPEKLIEYVNPFIGTDGPGNTYPGATVPFGMVQLSPDIGIPGWDRIAGYYYQDSIISGFSHMHLPGTGAGDLYDILVMPTNSKFSKRIKENSFKPFSSFSHNKETASPGYYSVDLLDYEIKAELTATKRTGVHRYTFPKDDASQINIDLGYALNWDKPMDTYINVIDDTTIEGYRKSKGWAKDQRVYFVIKLSKPFESYQVFKNNSLTTSPVTAVNTRIVLNYKTEEAEQIVLKTGVSSASIEGAHKSLTIEALDFNFDEIRFKAEEIWENELQKIQISTADTTKKHIFYTMLYQSMLAPTLLSDYNSNYKGANDSIAKAVDFDRYDTFSLWDTYRAAHPLYTILHPERTSDMIQSLLAHYKETGLLPVWSMQGNETNMMIGYHAVPVIVDAYFKGIKNFDSELAFKACVASATDNSRQIDEYMELGYVPVGEHHENWSVSKTLEYAYDDWCIAQFAKALGKTEAYNTFLKRSENWKNVYDAQSTFMRPKLKNGEFVKEFIPKEYSPYFCESNAWQYFWSVQHNVEGLTKIIGGNDLFEKKLDTMFSLNPLPEDKLPIFSTGMIGQYAHGNEPSHHVAYLYNYIEKPWKTQELVREILETQYKNEPNGHCGNEDCGQMSSWYVFSALGFYPVNPAQGVYAFGSPNVDAASLNLENGNIFTVEAKNNSSENIYIQSIELNGKIIEQNYITHKEIMNGGKLIFTMGNLPIKNSKNTMALSSKVYN, encoded by the coding sequence ATGAGGCAGTTTGGACTTATATGCATCGTTTTTTTAACTTTATTGGGTAGCTGTACAGATAAAGTAACTAAACCTGAAAAATTAATAGAATATGTAAATCCTTTTATTGGTACAGATGGCCCTGGAAATACATATCCAGGGGCAACCGTTCCTTTTGGAATGGTTCAATTAAGTCCGGATATTGGTATTCCTGGGTGGGATAGAATTGCAGGTTATTATTATCAAGACTCTATTATTTCTGGATTTTCACATATGCATTTACCTGGAACAGGAGCTGGAGATTTATACGATATTTTGGTAATGCCAACAAATAGTAAATTTTCAAAAAGAATTAAAGAAAATAGTTTTAAGCCTTTTTCAAGTTTTTCTCATAATAAAGAAACCGCTTCTCCGGGTTATTATTCGGTTGATTTGTTAGATTATGAAATTAAAGCTGAATTAACAGCTACCAAAAGAACTGGGGTACATAGATATACATTTCCAAAAGATGATGCTAGTCAAATTAATATAGATTTAGGCTACGCATTAAATTGGGATAAACCCATGGATACTTATATAAATGTAATTGATGATACTACTATTGAAGGGTATAGAAAATCTAAAGGTTGGGCAAAAGATCAACGTGTATATTTTGTAATTAAACTGTCTAAACCTTTTGAATCATATCAAGTTTTTAAAAACAATTCATTAACAACTTCTCCAGTTACAGCTGTAAATACAAGAATTGTTTTAAATTATAAAACAGAAGAAGCAGAACAAATTGTTTTAAAAACGGGTGTTTCTTCTGCAAGTATTGAAGGAGCCCATAAGTCATTAACTATTGAAGCTCTTGATTTTAATTTTGATGAAATTAGATTTAAAGCTGAAGAAATATGGGAAAATGAACTTCAAAAAATTCAAATTTCAACAGCAGATACTACTAAAAAACATATTTTTTATACAATGTTGTATCAATCTATGTTAGCGCCAACCTTGTTAAGCGATTACAATTCAAACTATAAAGGAGCGAATGATAGTATTGCAAAAGCAGTTGATTTTGATAGATATGATACTTTTTCACTCTGGGATACATACCGTGCAGCACATCCATTATACACCATTTTACATCCAGAAAGAACTTCGGATATGATTCAATCTTTATTAGCACATTATAAAGAAACTGGGTTATTACCAGTATGGTCTATGCAAGGAAACGAAACAAATATGATGATTGGTTACCATGCCGTTCCTGTTATTGTAGATGCTTATTTTAAAGGAATTAAAAATTTTGATAGCGAATTAGCTTTTAAAGCTTGTGTTGCAAGTGCAACAGATAATTCTAGACAAATTGATGAGTATATGGAACTTGGATATGTGCCTGTAGGCGAACATCACGAAAATTGGTCGGTTTCTAAAACACTAGAATACGCATACGATGATTGGTGTATTGCACAATTTGCAAAAGCATTAGGTAAAACAGAAGCTTACAATACATTTTTAAAACGTTCTGAAAATTGGAAAAATGTATATGATGCGCAAAGTACATTTATGCGTCCTAAATTAAAGAACGGAGAATTTGTAAAAGAGTTTATTCCAAAAGAATATTCACCTTATTTTTGTGAAAGTAACGCTTGGCAGTATTTCTGGTCTGTACAACATAATGTAGAAGGTTTAACTAAAATTATTGGAGGTAATGATTTGTTTGAAAAGAAATTAGATACCATGTTTTCTTTAAATCCACTTCCTGAAGATAAATTACCAATTTTTAGTACTGGAATGATTGGACAATACGCACATGGTAACGAGCCTAGTCACCACGTGGCATATTTGTACAACTACATTGAAAAACCTTGGAAAACACAAGAGTTAGTGCGTGAAATTTTAGAAACTCAATATAAAAATGAACCAAATGGGCATTGTGGTAACGAAGATTGTGGACAAATGTCGTCTTGGTATGTGTTTAGTGCTTTAGGTTTTTATCCTGTAAATCCGGCACAGGGAGTTTATGCTTTTGGTTCGCCAAATGTTGATGCAGCAAGTTTAAATTTAGAAAATGGAAACATATTTACTGTTGAAGCTAAAAATAATAGTTCAGAAAATATATACATTCAATCTATAGAGTTAAATGGTAAAATAATTGAACAAAATTATATTACACATAAAGAAATTATGAATGGTGGAAAACTGATTTTTACAATGGGAAATCTTCCTATTAAAAATTCTAAAAACACCATGGCTTTAAGTTCTAAAGTGTACAATTAA
- a CDS encoding putative glycoside hydrolase has translation MKLHKLLFFVLIITIFSCETTKEKTDASTSEGIVTDNPFEFGVWISASKEKANDEYAKEFKKYKSAGIDEVLINTGTDPELLKRITPIATENGLKVHAWIMAMNRPGDSIAMQHPEWYAVSREGKSCYDTRPYVGYYQWLCPTREESRNHVLSLVEGLAKVDGIESVHLDYIRFSDIFLPIGLLPKYDLVQDEELPEFDFCYCDVCVSKFEKIHHKNPRNIENTDIDMEWKQFRLNAVRDVVNDAYEIVHKYNKNLTAAVFPYPEMADHMVRQRWDKWTINEVYPMIYHGFYNEEVDWVGFATKQGVDDVKDKGIGVNTGVFIPAFKSVDELKQAIHLAKDNGAKGVTFFDGPAITEEYLKAIKETKESLK, from the coding sequence ATGAAACTACACAAACTATTATTTTTCGTCTTGATAATAACTATTTTTTCTTGTGAAACCACAAAAGAAAAAACAGATGCATCAACTTCAGAAGGCATTGTAACTGATAACCCTTTTGAATTTGGGGTTTGGATTTCAGCTAGTAAAGAAAAAGCGAATGATGAGTACGCAAAAGAATTTAAAAAGTATAAATCTGCTGGTATTGATGAGGTATTAATAAATACAGGAACAGATCCAGAATTATTAAAAAGAATTACGCCAATTGCAACCGAAAATGGACTAAAAGTTCATGCTTGGATTATGGCAATGAATCGCCCTGGAGATAGTATTGCAATGCAACACCCAGAATGGTATGCTGTAAGTAGAGAAGGAAAATCTTGTTACGATACACGTCCTTATGTAGGGTACTACCAATGGTTATGTCCAACTAGAGAAGAATCTCGTAACCACGTTTTAAGTTTAGTTGAAGGTTTGGCTAAAGTAGATGGAATTGAAAGTGTACATTTAGATTATATTCGTTTTTCAGATATTTTTTTACCAATAGGTTTATTACCTAAATACGATTTAGTTCAAGATGAAGAATTACCAGAATTCGATTTTTGTTATTGTGACGTGTGTGTAAGTAAGTTTGAAAAAATACATCATAAAAATCCAAGAAATATTGAAAATACCGATATTGATATGGAATGGAAACAATTTCGTTTAAATGCAGTAAGAGATGTGGTAAACGATGCTTATGAAATTGTTCATAAGTACAATAAAAATTTAACGGCAGCGGTTTTCCCTTATCCAGAAATGGCAGACCATATGGTGCGTCAACGTTGGGATAAATGGACAATTAATGAAGTATACCCTATGATTTATCACGGATTTTATAACGAAGAGGTAGATTGGGTTGGTTTTGCTACAAAACAAGGTGTTGATGATGTAAAAGATAAAGGAATTGGTGTAAATACAGGGGTTTTTATTCCAGCATTTAAATCTGTTGACGAGTTAAAACAAGCAATTCATTTAGCAAAAGATAATGGAGCAAAAGGAGTTACTTTTTTCGATGGTCCGGCAATAACTGAAGAATATTTAAAAGCAATTAAAGAAACTAAAGAAAGTTTAAAATAA
- a CDS encoding carbohydrate-binding family 9-like protein, protein MKFTKLVIACCLFTVVSCAQSKNNVPKSYVAYKTSETIKVDGLATETSWSKIAWSDTFIDIEGVKEPTYKTQVKMMWDEMYFYILAKMEEPHVWADITEHDAIIFHNNDFEVFIDPDGDTFNYYELEINALNTVWDLFITKPYREQNVVLNDWTLTGLKSAVNVDGTLNNSTDKDKGWTLELAIPWKAYKKSYFENNVPENKHWRVNFSRVNWDFQLEDGKYQRKEDADGKLLHEYNWVWSPQGVINMHEPEKWGYVYFSSKEVGSNDTFTIPQDDSIKQQLYNLYKAQRNYREKYNTWATTIDSLTNKAIIVNHKTLQPTLENHKTGYNISVKSPFTKKTLTIKENGKIISN, encoded by the coding sequence ATGAAATTTACCAAATTAGTTATTGCCTGTTGCTTATTTACAGTAGTGAGTTGTGCGCAATCAAAAAATAATGTTCCTAAAAGTTATGTAGCTTACAAAACTTCTGAAACTATTAAAGTTGATGGTCTGGCAACAGAAACTTCTTGGAGTAAAATAGCATGGTCCGATACTTTTATAGATATTGAAGGTGTAAAAGAACCAACTTACAAAACACAGGTTAAAATGATGTGGGATGAAATGTACTTTTACATTTTAGCAAAAATGGAAGAACCACATGTTTGGGCAGATATTACAGAACACGATGCCATTATTTTTCATAATAACGATTTTGAAGTTTTTATAGATCCAGACGGTGATACGTTTAATTATTACGAATTGGAAATTAATGCATTAAATACTGTGTGGGATTTATTTATTACAAAACCTTACAGAGAGCAAAATGTTGTGTTAAATGATTGGACCTTAACAGGATTAAAATCTGCCGTAAATGTAGATGGTACTTTAAACAATTCAACAGATAAAGATAAAGGATGGACTTTAGAATTGGCAATTCCTTGGAAAGCTTATAAAAAATCTTATTTCGAAAATAATGTACCTGAAAATAAACATTGGAGAGTTAATTTTTCAAGAGTTAATTGGGATTTTCAGTTGGAAGATGGAAAATATCAAAGAAAAGAGGATGCTGATGGTAAATTATTGCACGAATACAATTGGGTATGGTCTCCACAAGGTGTTATAAATATGCACGAACCTGAAAAATGGGGTTATGTTTATTTTTCTTCAAAAGAGGTGGGCTCAAATGATACATTTACAATTCCTCAAGATGATAGCATAAAACAGCAATTATATAATTTATATAAAGCACAAAGAAACTACAGAGAAAAATACAATACTTGGGCAACAACAATAGATAGTTTAACTAATAAAGCAATTATTGTAAATCATAAAACATTACAGCCAACTCTAGAAAATCATAAAACGGGTTATAATATTTCAGTAAAAAGCCCTTTTACAAAAAAAACATTAACTATTAAAGAAAACGGTAAAATTATTTCAAATTAA
- a CDS encoding glycoside hydrolase family 130 protein, with protein MNTIPWQDKPKDSTDVIWRYTENPIIKRDQIPSSNSIFNSAVVPFKDGFAGVFRCDNKAVQMNIFAGFSKNGIDWDINHEPIEMQAGNTEMIDSDYKYDPRVVFIEDRYWITWCNGYNGPTIGIGYTFDFVEFFQCENAYLPFNRNGVLFPQKINGKYAMLSRPSDNGHTPFGDIWISYSPDMKYWGEHRLVMKPTPFEDSAWQCTKIGAGPIPILTEEGWLMLYHGVINTCNGFRYAMGAAILDEHKPDQVTYRTQPYLLGPHVNYEQVGDVPNVVFPCAALHDIKEDKLAVYYGAADTVVAMAFGKISELIKYTKENSL; from the coding sequence GTGAATACAATACCTTGGCAAGATAAACCTAAAGATAGTACTGATGTAATTTGGAGATATACAGAAAATCCAATTATAAAAAGAGACCAAATACCAAGCTCTAATAGTATTTTTAATAGTGCAGTGGTGCCTTTTAAAGATGGTTTTGCTGGTGTTTTTAGATGTGATAATAAAGCAGTTCAAATGAATATTTTTGCAGGTTTTAGTAAAAATGGAATTGACTGGGATATTAATCACGAACCAATAGAGATGCAAGCTGGAAATACCGAAATGATAGATTCTGATTATAAATACGATCCACGTGTTGTTTTTATTGAAGATAGGTATTGGATTACTTGGTGTAACGGTTATAATGGACCTACAATTGGTATTGGTTATACATTCGATTTTGTTGAATTTTTTCAATGTGAAAATGCTTATTTACCTTTTAACAGAAATGGTGTATTATTTCCACAAAAAATAAATGGAAAATATGCCATGTTAAGCCGCCCAAGTGATAACGGACATACACCTTTTGGAGATATTTGGATTAGTTATAGTCCAGATATGAAATATTGGGGAGAGCATAGATTGGTAATGAAACCAACACCTTTTGAAGATAGCGCATGGCAATGCACAAAAATTGGAGCAGGACCAATTCCTATTTTAACTGAAGAAGGTTGGTTAATGTTATACCATGGTGTAATAAATACTTGCAATGGATTTAGATATGCAATGGGAGCTGCCATTTTAGATGAACATAAACCAGACCAAGTAACATATAGAACACAACCTTATTTGTTAGGTCCTCATGTAAATTACGAACAAGTTGGTGATGTGCCAAATGTAGTATTTCCATGTGCAGCTTTGCATGATATTAAAGAAGATAAGTTAGCGGTATATTATGGAGCTGCAGATACAGTTGTAGCTATGGCTTTTGGAAAAATAAGTGAACTAATTAAATACACAAAAGAGAACAGTTTATAA
- a CDS encoding sodium:solute symporter family protein, whose translation MNIIDASIIAIYVLLTLFVGIWVSKKASKGLNSYFLGGNNIKWYFLGLSNGSGMFDISGTALMVGWLFLYGAKSFMLMWLWPIWNQIFIMMFLAVWIRRSNIMTGSEWILTRFGDDKAGRASHKIVAIFAVVAAIGFIAYFFEGVGKFMTVILPWDFTLQIGNSILFNSEQSYALIIIFLTTIYTIKGGMFSVVATEVLQYGIMVIAGVLVAGYAFFAFSDVEINSVITSEWKNVFFGWELDTHWDSSKYQAFNDLVDSEGYKMFGALIGMSLFKGFFASIAGPTPSFDMQRILSTKTVKEAAYMAGFTNLILFIPRYLLIGGVVVIALVVLAPEMIANPNLTGADLEIILPRVINFHVPVGIKGLLLAGLLAAFMSTFSAFVNAGPAYIVNDIYKKYFKPEATDKHYVKASHIASFIVVGLGVFMGFFADSINSLTLWITSALFGGYVAANFLKWIWWRFNGWGYFWGMLAGLIIASLQFLLDQNKGNFTEGSMLYDLSNISAIYLFPIIFGFSLLGSFLGTYLSAPTNMEVLKSFYKNVHPWGFWKPVLNELKKDDKTAEKNSEFWLDMMNCAIGIIWQSSMIVLPIYLMIRDYPKMWISLVVFIITSIILKFTWLDRVRKLPN comes from the coding sequence ATGAATATAATTGACGCATCAATAATTGCGATTTACGTTTTACTAACACTTTTTGTGGGGATTTGGGTATCTAAAAAAGCATCAAAAGGTTTAAATTCCTATTTTTTAGGAGGAAATAATATTAAATGGTATTTTCTAGGTTTAAGTAACGGTTCTGGAATGTTTGATATTTCGGGAACAGCATTAATGGTAGGTTGGCTTTTTCTTTACGGAGCTAAAAGTTTTATGTTAATGTGGTTGTGGCCAATTTGGAATCAAATTTTTATAATGATGTTTTTAGCCGTTTGGATACGAAGGTCTAATATTATGACAGGTTCCGAATGGATTTTAACTCGTTTTGGAGATGATAAGGCTGGTAGAGCTTCTCATAAAATTGTGGCAATTTTTGCCGTAGTTGCAGCAATTGGTTTTATAGCTTACTTTTTTGAAGGTGTTGGTAAGTTTATGACTGTTATTTTACCTTGGGATTTTACCTTGCAAATAGGAAATTCTATCCTTTTTAATTCAGAACAATCGTATGCTTTAATTATTATTTTTCTTACAACAATTTATACCATAAAAGGAGGAATGTTTTCTGTTGTAGCTACTGAAGTTTTACAATACGGTATTATGGTAATTGCAGGTGTGTTAGTGGCGGGGTATGCTTTTTTTGCATTTAGTGATGTAGAAATAAATAGTGTAATTACATCCGAATGGAAAAATGTCTTTTTTGGTTGGGAATTAGATACACATTGGGATAGTTCAAAATACCAAGCTTTTAACGATTTAGTCGATTCTGAAGGTTATAAAATGTTTGGTGCTTTAATTGGAATGAGTTTATTTAAAGGATTTTTTGCAAGTATTGCTGGTCCAACTCCTAGTTTTGATATGCAACGTATTTTATCAACAAAAACGGTTAAAGAGGCTGCGTATATGGCTGGTTTTACAAATTTAATATTATTTATTCCAAGGTATTTATTAATCGGAGGAGTTGTTGTTATTGCCTTAGTTGTATTGGCTCCTGAAATGATCGCTAATCCAAATTTAACAGGAGCAGATTTAGAAATTATTTTACCTAGAGTTATTAATTTTCATGTACCAGTAGGTATTAAAGGACTGTTGTTAGCTGGATTGTTAGCAGCATTTATGTCAACTTTTTCAGCCTTTGTAAATGCAGGGCCTGCATATATTGTAAACGATATTTATAAAAAATATTTTAAGCCAGAAGCCACCGATAAACATTATGTAAAAGCAAGTCATATTGCTTCATTTATAGTGGTAGGTTTAGGAGTTTTTATGGGCTTTTTTGCAGATTCGATTAACTCGTTAACATTGTGGATTACAAGTGCACTTTTTGGTGGTTATGTAGCAGCAAATTTTTTAAAGTGGATTTGGTGGCGCTTTAACGGTTGGGGATACTTTTGGGGAATGTTAGCCGGTTTAATTATTGCTAGTTTGCAGTTTTTATTAGATCAAAATAAGGGTAATTTTACAGAAGGTTCAATGCTTTATGATTTATCTAATATTTCAGCTATTTATTTATTTCCAATTATATTTGGTTTTTCGTTGTTGGGTTCTTTTTTAGGAACGTATTTAAGTGCTCCAACAAATATGGAAGTGCTAAAATCATTTTATAAAAATGTACATCCTTGGGGATTTTGGAAACCCGTTTTAAATGAATTAAAAAAAGATGATAAAACAGCTGAAAAAAATTCAGAATTTTGGTTAGATATGATGAATTGTGCCATTGGAATTATTTGGCAATCGAGTATGATTGTATTGCCAATTTATTTAATGATTAGAGATTACCCAAAAATGTGGATATCTTTGGTTGTTTTTATTATCACATCCATAATACTTAAATTTACTTGGTTAGATCGTGTTAGAAAATTACCTAACTAA